The Plasmodium gaboni strain SY75 chromosome 3, whole genome shotgun sequence genome includes the window aaaaaaaataaaaaataaaaaaattatatatatatatatatatatatgtttgaACACTTGATATGcatacattttttaatatatataaatcaaaCCTGCAATCCCTGATGCGTGTGCGCAAAGTCCAACAAACATACCAGCTAATATAGCTTTTGCcaataaatttatattactataATGAGCTTTTGCTTTTCCATATTCGACACATCTAATATATGATTCTTCCCCTCCACAAACAGCTTTTATGCTCACTGGATCTAACACATATTTGGAATTATTTGGTGGCATcttaattaaaaaaataaataataaaattaaattatatatatatatatatatatataatatatataaatatatatataatatatgtgtgtTCTTGTTTTGgccttttttttttttttttttttttttNNNNNNNNNNNNNNNNNNNNNNNNNNNNNNNNNNNNNNNNNNNNNNNNNNNNNNNNNNNNNNNNNNNNNNNNNNNNNNNNNNNNNNNNNNNNNNNNNNNNAAcagatatatatttttggTTGTGGATAAacacatatttatatattatagtgtaaaatataatactttctggttatttttattaagaTTGAGTATATttaacatattaaaaaataaatatacatacatacatgcatacatatatatatatatatatatatgtacatttAATTTGCATATGTcaaacataatatttttgtatgTCACCAAATAGTTTATTTAacattataaatatcaataaaacaatatatgtatatatttatatatatatattaattatttagATTATTTaacttatattttttaattgtatacaaaacaaattatatgacaaaatgaaaatgacCAAGTTGTATAAACATAAAGAAAAAGACGAAAGGATCAATACATCACTGAATAGTCTTAAAAGAATATCATCAAACGTTTTTAGtgataaattaaataatttagaTGTTAGTAGAGTATTTAACAATATAGATAATtatgttaaaaaatatcCATTCTTAAATAATATAGGGAAAAAATTTGGTGTTAAACCATCTTATATTATCGTACCtttttccatatttatatttctttctttAGTTTTTGGATGGGGTGCTGCAATTATTTGTAATGTCGTTGGCTTTGCTTATCCGggtattaaaaaaaaataaactaataaaatatacatatatataaatatatacatatatacatatatataaatatatacatacatataaatttatacatatatataaatttatacatatatataaagaacattttaaatgtcatataaatttattaattaaaatacacatcttttataacatattgtgaatatataaacactatttaatgtaaatattttgtacATGTGTGTGTCAATcaataaacatatatatatatatatatatatatatatttacctgaacaaatttatataaatatacttATTTTTACCTTGCGtgttcataaaaatatatcaaatttACATGAACGTGTTCATgcaaataaaaataaaatatatatatatatatatacatatatatttgtcTATACTTAATATGGCCATTTACATATAATCCCCTTTTacattttgtttatttttttacagCGTATCAATCCTTCAAAGCTGTTGAATCTCAAAGCAGAGATGAAACTAAATTATGGTTAACATATTGGGTGgttttttctttgtttttttttattgaatatttaattgacataatattattttggGTACCTTTTTATTACCTAATAAAATTgctttttcttttatatttgtatatgCCCCAGGTACGAGGAGCAGTAATGGTATACAACTATATAATTCGTCCCATTTTATTGAAacatgaaaaaattatagaTGACACTGTTCAGAAAATTAGCCAAACGGCAACTAGCCATTTAACTCAAATCACAGGAAATTTAACGGAGAAGTTAGTACAGGAAGGAATAAGAAGAAGACACATATGAATAAAggaaataatttattttgtataatatgtttaaataaatatagaaattTGAATAGTGAcaagaatatataaacaaaaaaaataaattaagaATTTGCTATAACcaacttaaaaaaaaattcacAGTTCAAAAATTGTtggaaataaaaatatatatatatatatatatatattttatctatTCATATGGCATATCtaaagaaatatatgtaaaCGAAAAATAAGAGCTCTATCACAGTATGACAgtcttatatatttttatgtaacatttttttcttcttaaAATCATTATCTAGAAAccaatttttttttttattatttttattccacatatgtatataaataaataaataaataaataaatatatatatatatattatatatatatattacacttttatgtcattttttttttagtgTTTCTTCCTATGCttattcaaatatataatatatataccataaatattataatatNNNNNNNNNNNNNNNNNNNNNNNNNNNNNNNNNNNNNNNNNNNNNNNNNNNNNNNNNNNNNNNNNNNNNNNNNNNNNNNNNNNNNNNNNNNNNNNNNNNNTACCCTTATTCACctattaaaaaataatatatatatattataatatttatggtatatatattatatatttgtaataaGCATAGGAAGAAAcactaaaaaaaaaattaaataaatattaattaaatatattataatatataatatatattaattacaaatataacatacatataaaaaaaaggattGATTTTACggtttatattttatatacatacaacataatattatatatatatattaaataattattatatgtaaaattatttttcataataatataaatatgtttatatatatataataaatatgtattatataaaattcaAGAAATTTACTTAATaaaatttctttattttatttatacttaggaacaaaaaaaaaaaaaaaaaaaaaattaattatatttttcatttttgaaacatatattttttattattataatttgCTTAATTTTTAgaaattttttcttttgaataattatattttcttattataagaaaagaggaattaaaaaaaaaaataataaataaaactaaattattaaaaaaaaaatataataataaatataaattttttattttcattgTAATTCAAggtaatatataaataaatataaagaaaaaataaataaataaatatatatgtatttatgtatttatatatggatatgtttaaaatatatttttataaaaataattaaatgatatatatatatatatataaggatattattttatagagaataaaaatattaatataatatatttattattacaataGTGTGgtatgtataatattatatatatataaatatttttgatttCATTTTTGTAGATGGTACGAATGAGCGTTTTAGCTGACTGTTTAAAAACCATAAACAATGCCGAGAAAAGAGGAAGGCGACAAGTTTTAATAAGACCTTCCTCAAAAGTTgtaattaaatttttacAATATATGCAAAAGAAAGGATATATAGGAAGTTTTGAAATAGTTGATGACCACCGATCAGGAAAAATTGTTGTGAATTTGTTAGGAAGAATAAACAAATGTGCCGTTATATCACCAAGGTAATATAAAAGTGgcatatgtatatattatatatatatatatatatatatatatatatatatatattatattatatattatatatatatatatatatatatatatatatatatatttttttttttttttttttttttttttttttttttttttttggggTGTTcttgttattatatattcatatttcattctttacataatattaaNNNNNNNNNNNNNNNNNNNNNNNNNNNNNNNNNNNNNNNNNNNNNNNNNNNNNNNNNNNNNNNNNNNNNNNNNNNNNNNNNNNNNNNNNNNNNNNNNNNNaaaaaaaaaaaaaaaaaaaaaaaaaaaaaatatatatatatatatataatatatatatataatatatatataatatatataatatatttatatatttatttatatttatattatataaaaaactTTAATTGAATTGAAAcaatttaaaattaataaatttttttaattttaaaaaaaaaaaataaagaggtacataaaaaaaaaaagattaaaatatacaaattaataaatacatatatattaaagcaacaacaaaaaaaaaagaaaataaaacaacacaaaacaaaacaaaacaaatatgtatacatatatatatatatatatatatatatattatatatatacattatatatatacattgaaattttttttttttttaagttcattttataattcgtactgtcattttttttttttttgtgagGTTGCATATTTTAAGTATCAAGCCGCtcaacattttttaaaggaAATTTTATAAAGGATGTAAATAGACATCTGCAGATAGGACATTTTTCTTGTCTTAAAGATTTCATACAATCATAACAAAAAGAAGAATGTCTACATGGCATTAGTAAGGTATCTTTATAAGATGTCATACATATTAAGCATTCTTTATCATGTTCTTCATGTCCATATATATCTAGAATATCTACAAATTGATATActtgattattataataattattattatttgatgatgtagttttatcttttttttttttttttttttttcttaaattatcatattgGTCTGAAAGGTTATAACTTAAAACGGATATATCTTTTATGATATATggtttatatttatctttcatttttttgaatCCTACTAATACAATGAGTGtattacaattattattaccactactagtagtagtagtagtagttgttgttgttgttgttgtgGTTGTTGTGGTATTTATTGTTCTtgtgtttatattattataattattctttatattttctttatttcCATAATATTCATCAGTAGGTGGTACGTCATTTAAAACTATGATTAGTGgtattcttatattttcatcaatatttgtattattaaaaattttgcTTTCATTTTGTAGGAAGActttattgtttttatatctattgttatgttcatttaataagaaaatattattatttgttgAATCTAGTTGGTTATTTGTATATGTTCTACTAGCAATATTGTTATTAAGCATAAGATTATcactattatatatatgattatataaattattattattatatatattatcatcattaagataactattattattactattattactattattattactactattttcatctttgtgatttttttccttttctaTACGATTTAAAATATCTGTTACACAAAAGTTTTCATCATATGGCATTGTATATGTCATATCAGTACCACTTGCATAGAATGATTGAGAtgttttataataacatgAATGAAAatcaataatattttccatataattttcattagtaataaaaaaatcatttttttcattatctAGCAAAAATGTGGTTGCATCAgatgaattttttttattacttgGTAGTGTTTTAATAATTCCTTCTCTAAAAAagtttttaaaattatctatacatataacagtattattattatttaaactATTACGATAATTCatacttttattattttcatcatctctatcataatttaaattCCTATATAATTctgttttattatatatcatgtcatttatttcttctAGTAACACACCAAAAAAAAgtctaatatatatacaattttttgatgaaaatgtaaatgatatagaatatttataaaaattatttaaatcatTACTACTAGAACTTAAATagtttttaaaaagttgtatattgttatttatactgatatttaaatttattttctcaACATGTCTTGGAGTaatcttcttttttattcttatgATATCGTTTACATGGCTTCTACATAGCATTTTTATGTCGTCGATATATCTCGACATGTTCTTCATATAAATGGCCtacaataaaaaataaaaaataaataaatatacacaaatatgtataacacatatatgtaacatataatatgtgCATGATTTACgttgttattataacaaatccattgattattttattttttttattttttatttttttgtatacCTTTCTGTTTTTTAGAT containing:
- a CDS encoding putative HVA22/TB2/DP1 family protein; the encoded protein is MKMTKLYKHKEKDERINTSLNSLKRISSNVFSDKLNNLDVSRVFNNIDNYVKKYPFLNNIGKKFGVKPSYIIVPFSIFIFLSLVFGWGAAIICNVVGFAYPAYQSFKAVESQSRDETKLWLTYWVVFSLFFFIEYLIDIILFWVPFYYLIKLLFLLYLYMPQVRGAVMVYNYIIRPILLKHEKIIDDTVQKISQTATSHLTQITGNLTEKLVQEGIRRRHI
- a CDS encoding putative 40S ribosomal protein S15A gives rise to the protein MVRMSVLADCLKTINNAEKRGRRQVLIRPSSKVVIKFLQYMQKKGYIGSFEIVDDHRSGKIVVNLLGRINKCAVISP
- a CDS encoding putative E3 ubiquitin-protein ligase translates to MSFIDEYDLDMYKNIVMANNCKDEELLCIFNTSSFLNTICFFIFVIIFLWALAILSRFYLSYNIMKYLKNRKAIYMKNMSRYIDDIKMLCRSHVNDIIRIKKKITPRHVEKINLNISINNNIQLFKNYLSSSSNDLNNFYKYSISFTFSSKNCIYIRLFFGVLLEEINDMIYNKTELYRNLNYDRDDENNKSMNYRNSLNNNNTVICIDNFKNFFREGIIKTLPSNKKNSSDATTFLLDNEKNDFFITNENYMENIIDFHSCYYKTSQSFYASGTDMTYTMPYDENFCVTDILNRIEKEKNHKDENSSNNNSNNSNNNSYLNDDNIYNNNNLYNHIYNSDNLMLNNNIASRTYTNNQLDSTNNNIFLLNEHNNRYKNNKVFLQNESKIFNNTNIDENIRIPLIIVLNDVPPTDEYYGNKENIKNNYNNINTRTINTTTTTTTTTTTTTTTTSSGNNNCNTLIVLVGFKKMKDKYKPYIIKDISVLSYNLSDQYDNLRKKKKKKKDKTTSSNNNNYYNNQVYQFVDILDIYGHEEHDKECLICMTSYKDTLLMPCRHSSFCYDCMKSLRQEKCPICRCLFTSFIKFPLKNVERLDT